One Candidatus Polarisedimenticolia bacterium genomic region harbors:
- a CDS encoding DUF885 domain-containing protein, with translation MKSLALPALLAVSCLPSLACSGKDARLPWPQVREKYFVGYLKRDPVTATYLGADAYSPELSDINAGLPDVSRSGRADRKAFYESILADLDRVDPGSLSAADAIDRDVVRAQVRFLKHMMEDARHDLKSIDTYTVAPFRGVDWQIQQMTPLPGGGLGTAQEWERVIRRVRAVPAYLRGVRESLREGIEAGVIPDYRVVQYDGLDATGGHATYFGESLPGLAAGHLQGQIHRDPVLKDLNEAGREAAAAFRDLGTFLEEAYRPFKDGDRYAAGEAEYEWRLHNNLRLDPKETAASLFAYGGSQVEESRNQLLEVAREVARRRSLRLDWSGPRASILSVRRVMDDLAREYPKSDEEMFATYRRKALELVEYARRHRMFALPQDYRLEIVETPAMLESTLEAAYYPAPAFKPQGIGRFYLTASHGALGVLKENNIHAVADLCAHEGFPGHDWQYQFMRQKGASIAAVRWLTPGAVEDSSSMWEDSMSAEGWALYAEQLMAEPQPGAPGGFYTPEERLYQLKWQVLRDARVRLDTGLHTGRMSFDDAVAYYLEHVEFLPDACTGNPTDPVRLAACNGARRAIYRYSKWPTQAITYHLGKRDILELRDRVRALQGDRFSPRAFHERFLSAGTIPAGYFRESLLAESR, from the coding sequence GTGAAAAGTCTTGCGCTGCCGGCCCTCCTGGCCGTGTCGTGTCTTCCGTCCCTCGCCTGCTCCGGAAAGGACGCCCGGTTGCCCTGGCCGCAGGTCCGCGAGAAATACTTCGTCGGCTACCTGAAGCGGGATCCGGTCACCGCCACCTACCTCGGCGCCGACGCCTACAGCCCGGAGCTCTCCGACATCAACGCCGGCCTGCCGGACGTCTCCAGGTCAGGGCGCGCCGATCGGAAGGCGTTCTACGAATCGATCCTCGCCGACCTCGACCGGGTCGACCCCGGGTCGCTGTCGGCGGCGGACGCGATCGACCGGGATGTGGTGCGGGCTCAGGTGCGTTTCCTGAAGCACATGATGGAGGACGCGCGCCACGATCTGAAAAGCATCGACACATACACCGTGGCGCCGTTCCGCGGCGTCGACTGGCAGATCCAGCAGATGACCCCGCTCCCGGGGGGTGGCCTCGGGACGGCGCAGGAATGGGAGCGGGTCATCCGGCGCGTGCGCGCCGTCCCGGCGTACCTGCGCGGAGTGCGGGAGAGCCTGCGCGAAGGGATCGAGGCGGGCGTCATCCCCGATTACCGGGTTGTCCAGTACGACGGCCTGGACGCGACCGGCGGCCACGCCACCTACTTCGGCGAGAGCCTGCCCGGCCTGGCGGCCGGCCACCTGCAAGGACAGATCCACCGGGATCCGGTGCTGAAGGATTTGAACGAAGCGGGCCGGGAGGCGGCCGCCGCCTTCCGGGACCTGGGGACCTTTCTCGAGGAGGCGTACCGGCCGTTCAAGGACGGGGACCGGTACGCAGCCGGCGAGGCCGAGTACGAGTGGCGCCTGCACAACAACCTGCGTCTCGACCCGAAGGAGACCGCCGCGTCCCTGTTCGCGTACGGCGGAAGCCAGGTCGAGGAGAGCCGGAACCAGCTGCTGGAGGTGGCCCGCGAGGTGGCGCGCCGCCGGAGCCTGCGCCTCGACTGGAGCGGCCCCCGGGCATCGATCCTGTCGGTCCGGCGGGTGATGGACGACCTGGCGCGGGAGTACCCCAAGAGCGACGAGGAGATGTTCGCCACCTACCGGCGCAAGGCGCTGGAGCTGGTGGAGTACGCCCGGCGGCACAGGATGTTCGCGCTTCCCCAGGACTACCGCCTCGAGATCGTCGAGACCCCCGCGATGCTCGAAAGCACTCTCGAGGCGGCCTACTACCCGGCCCCCGCGTTCAAGCCGCAGGGGATCGGCCGCTTCTACCTGACCGCCTCGCACGGCGCGCTCGGCGTGCTGAAGGAGAACAACATCCACGCGGTGGCCGATCTGTGCGCCCACGAGGGATTCCCGGGGCACGACTGGCAATACCAGTTCATGCGGCAGAAGGGGGCCTCGATCGCCGCGGTCCGGTGGCTCACCCCCGGAGCGGTGGAGGACTCATCCTCGATGTGGGAGGACAGCATGTCGGCCGAGGGCTGGGCCCTCTATGCCGAGCAGCTCATGGCGGAGCCGCAGCCGGGGGCGCCCGGCGGCTTCTACACGCCGGAGGAGCGGCTGTACCAGTTGAAATGGCAGGTGCTGCGGGACGCCCGGGTCCGCCTGGACACGGGCCTCCACACCGGCCGCATGAGCTTCGACGACGCGGTGGCGTACTACCTGGAGCACGTGGAATTCCTGCCGGATGCCTGCACCGGCAACCCGACCGACCCGGTCCGCCTCGCCGCCTGCAACGGCGCGCGTCGCGCCATCTACCGCTACTCGAAATGGCCTACCCAGGCCATCACCTACCACCTCGGCAAGCGGGACATCCTCGAGCTGCGCGATCGGGTCCGTGCCCTCCAGGGAGATCGCTTCTCCCCGCGCGCCTTCCACGAGCGCTTCCTCTCGGCCGGAACGATTCCTGCCGGGTACTTCCGGGAGAGCCTGCTGGCCGAATCCCGCTAA
- the mqnC gene encoding cyclic dehypoxanthinyl futalosine synthase — protein MSGADRLPSGDGARQEMRVPRVSNSATDAILERAAAGGRIDPQEALLLLRQAPLIDLGLAADRTRHRLHPEPIVTYIVDRNINYTNVCVVRCSFCAFYRDPGHPEGYLHSRESLHAKIEETLALGGTGVLMQGGHHPDLPLEWYEDLLRSFKEKFPRLHVHAFSPPEIQHIVHVSKRPLEVVLRRLKAAGLDSIPGGGGEILVDEVRLQISPLKTMSGDWLGVMEAAHALGLPSTATMMFGHVETYADRVAHMDKIRSLQDRSLSKGGAAFTAFIAWTYKTENTALGGREVTSAEYLRTQAVARLFMDNIPNIQSSWVTQGKEIGQVALKFGANDMGSTMIEENVVRAAGAYGCTNRTEIERLIHEAGYVPRQRDTLYRLVS, from the coding sequence GTGAGCGGGGCCGATCGGCTTCCGTCCGGGGACGGAGCCCGTCAGGAAATGCGCGTCCCCCGCGTCTCGAATTCCGCCACGGATGCGATCCTGGAGCGCGCCGCCGCGGGCGGGCGGATCGATCCGCAGGAGGCGCTGCTGCTCCTGCGCCAGGCGCCCCTCATCGACCTGGGGCTGGCGGCCGACCGGACGCGCCACCGCCTGCACCCCGAGCCGATCGTCACCTACATCGTCGACCGCAACATCAACTACACGAACGTCTGCGTGGTGCGCTGCTCGTTCTGCGCCTTCTATCGCGACCCGGGGCATCCGGAGGGGTACCTGCACTCGAGGGAGTCGCTGCACGCCAAGATCGAGGAGACCCTGGCCCTGGGCGGCACCGGCGTCCTGATGCAGGGGGGGCACCACCCCGACCTGCCCCTCGAGTGGTACGAGGACCTCCTGCGCTCGTTCAAGGAGAAGTTCCCTCGCCTGCACGTGCACGCCTTCTCGCCCCCCGAGATCCAGCACATCGTGCACGTGTCGAAGCGGCCCCTCGAGGTGGTCCTGCGCCGCCTCAAGGCGGCCGGTCTCGACAGCATTCCCGGCGGAGGGGGGGAGATCCTGGTGGACGAGGTGCGCCTCCAGATCTCGCCGCTCAAGACGATGTCCGGCGACTGGCTCGGGGTGATGGAAGCGGCGCACGCCCTCGGCCTGCCGTCGACCGCCACCATGATGTTCGGCCACGTGGAGACCTATGCCGACCGCGTCGCCCACATGGACAAGATCCGCTCCCTGCAGGACCGGAGCCTCTCGAAAGGGGGCGCGGCCTTCACCGCGTTCATCGCCTGGACCTACAAGACGGAGAACACCGCGCTGGGGGGCCGGGAGGTCACCAGCGCCGAATACCTGCGCACCCAGGCGGTCGCGCGCCTGTTCATGGACAACATCCCGAACATCCAGTCGTCCTGGGTCACGCAGGGAAAGGAGATCGGCCAGGTGGCCCTGAAGTTCGGGGCCAACGACATGGGCAGCACGATGATCGAGGAGAACGTCGTGCGCGCCGCCGGGGCGTACGGCTGCACCAACCGCACGGAGATCGAGCGCCTCATCCACGAGGCCGGTTACGTCCCCCGCCAGAGGGACACGCTGTACCGGCTGGTGTCCTGA
- a CDS encoding DUF3187 family protein produces the protein MIRAPLIVWILLVPWSAFASAPDDPLPIRSQLPFKLLFLEPAPAAAGIEPDREARFALHLTYENTLVASDALVNEFDRNGDAYDGRVTFPTLASIAAGQPSGTAYVLDGETLRTVLDARLGIARRLEVGVEVPFLSQGRGFMDGPIDSFHDHLHLPDGGRTGFARGEFRAGYIGDGQTVYLDDPPGGFRLGDIVVSVAGAIVRPRGRMPAVSAALSAKLPTGAFRNLAGSGSTDYGLALRLSRKWPRSTLHLGSAWNHVGEWKLAPGLPLHASRSLYASYAFAANPRVHLIAQAIRTSGPFPFRSGNDLGKVAMEVSAGIRYHLPGGVDLEWAVIENLEPYYNTPDVGMFLGVRCRTASAGPAGGSPPAVSRPSP, from the coding sequence ATGATCCGCGCCCCGCTCATCGTGTGGATTCTTCTCGTTCCGTGGAGCGCTTTCGCCTCCGCCCCCGACGATCCCCTTCCCATCCGGAGCCAGCTGCCGTTCAAGCTCCTGTTTCTCGAGCCGGCGCCGGCCGCCGCCGGCATCGAGCCCGATCGCGAGGCGCGCTTCGCGCTGCACCTCACGTACGAGAACACTCTGGTGGCAAGCGACGCGCTGGTGAACGAGTTCGACCGGAATGGGGACGCTTATGACGGCCGCGTGACCTTTCCGACCCTGGCCTCGATCGCAGCCGGTCAGCCGTCCGGCACCGCGTACGTCCTGGACGGGGAAACCCTGAGGACCGTGCTCGATGCACGCCTGGGCATCGCCCGGCGTCTCGAGGTCGGAGTCGAAGTGCCGTTCCTGTCCCAGGGGCGCGGCTTTATGGACGGGCCGATTGACTCGTTCCACGACCACCTGCACCTGCCGGATGGCGGCCGGACCGGCTTCGCCCGGGGCGAATTCCGCGCCGGGTACATCGGCGACGGACAGACGGTCTATCTCGATGATCCGCCGGGCGGTTTCCGCCTGGGGGACATCGTGGTGTCGGTGGCCGGCGCCATCGTACGGCCGCGCGGACGGATGCCGGCGGTCAGCGCCGCTCTGTCCGCCAAGCTGCCGACAGGGGCATTCAGGAATCTGGCCGGCAGCGGCTCGACGGACTACGGCCTGGCGTTGCGGCTCTCCCGGAAATGGCCACGCTCGACGCTCCACCTCGGCTCGGCCTGGAACCATGTTGGGGAGTGGAAACTGGCACCCGGGCTGCCGCTCCACGCCTCGAGGAGTCTGTACGCTTCCTACGCCTTCGCCGCCAACCCCCGCGTCCACCTCATCGCCCAGGCCATCCGGACGAGCGGCCCGTTCCCCTTCCGCTCCGGGAACGACCTCGGAAAGGTGGCAATGGAGGTCAGCGCCGGCATCCGGTACCACCTTCCAGGCGGGGTCGACCTGGAATGGGCCGTGATCGAGAACTTGGAGCCCTACTACAACACTCCGGACGTCGGAATGTTCCTGGGCGTGCGCTGCAGGACCGCCTCCGCCGGGCCCGCCGGTGGCTCCCCGCCGGCTGTTTCCCGGCCAAGTCCCTGA
- a CDS encoding redoxin family protein, with protein sequence MNSHRLGKVPAAILPAAALALALAGRPEAPAAPPVPSAGAPHPSAPIVRAAGMTLESRLGRIVVTGVAGGSPADRAGVLPLDVLLVVNGRSLVDLDPLSPAEVLRLLRDDKANGTRLVVGRGAGTLTVDLPQDRAETWTAPAAPEELRPGVLAPLFTATDLKGNPFALEGLRKRPVLLDFWASTCPPCLKNVIPLRRIAEEYAGRLAIVGVSLDEERPAFEAFAYNQHLPGFQIFDGGGWHGPIARLYGVAGTGIPRYILLDADGRIVAIEALQDLEDDIARLAGGRAP encoded by the coding sequence ATGAACTCGCACCGCCTGGGAAAGGTGCCGGCCGCCATCCTGCCGGCCGCGGCCCTGGCGCTGGCGCTCGCCGGACGCCCGGAGGCCCCGGCCGCTCCGCCCGTTCCGTCCGCCGGGGCGCCGCATCCCTCGGCTCCGATCGTCCGCGCCGCGGGGATGACGCTCGAGTCGCGCCTGGGACGCATCGTGGTGACCGGCGTCGCCGGCGGATCCCCGGCGGACCGGGCCGGCGTTCTTCCCCTGGACGTGCTTCTGGTGGTGAACGGCCGGAGCCTGGTCGATCTCGATCCCCTCTCCCCCGCCGAGGTGCTGCGCCTCCTGCGGGATGACAAGGCGAACGGGACGCGCCTCGTGGTCGGACGGGGCGCCGGAACCCTCACGGTCGATCTCCCGCAGGATCGGGCAGAGACCTGGACGGCCCCCGCGGCGCCGGAGGAGCTGCGCCCCGGCGTGCTGGCCCCGCTGTTCACGGCGACCGATCTCAAGGGGAACCCGTTCGCCCTCGAGGGCCTCAGGAAACGTCCGGTGCTTCTCGATTTCTGGGCCAGCACCTGCCCCCCGTGCCTGAAAAACGTCATTCCGCTCCGACGCATCGCCGAAGAGTATGCGGGTCGCCTGGCGATCGTGGGCGTGAGCCTGGACGAGGAACGGCCGGCCTTCGAGGCGTTCGCCTACAACCAGCACCTGCCCGGGTTCCAGATCTTCGACGGCGGCGGCTGGCACGGACCGATCGCCCGGCTGTACGGCGTGGCCGGGACCGGGATTCCCCGCTACATCCTGCTGGACGCCGACGGCCGCATCGTCGCGATCGAAGCCCTGCAGGACCTCGAGGACGACATCGCCCGCCTGGCGGGGGGCCGCGCACCCTAG
- a CDS encoding helix-turn-helix transcriptional regulator, with translation MEPLDKVVIGERIKSLRKSRGLRQWQMAELLGATQPAVHKYENGILPEVKRLLELARIGHTSIEWILTGRHWENGSGEMERLKPEVYELAYQFQSFRPEERKILADALEVINGAVAAVREATKKEPREVGETEVGRALKSFEKHGREALVAALSVYDAVVTTLADSKVRDLHRFGQAGSLEVPVERSVRMPSLQKNAG, from the coding sequence GTGGAACCACTCGACAAGGTCGTCATCGGCGAACGGATCAAGTCCCTGCGCAAGAGCAGGGGGCTGCGGCAGTGGCAGATGGCCGAGTTGCTGGGGGCCACCCAGCCGGCCGTGCACAAGTACGAGAACGGCATCCTCCCCGAGGTGAAGCGGCTCCTCGAGCTGGCCCGCATCGGCCACACCTCCATCGAATGGATCCTGACGGGGCGGCACTGGGAGAACGGCTCCGGAGAGATGGAGCGACTGAAGCCGGAGGTCTACGAGCTGGCCTACCAGTTCCAATCGTTCAGGCCGGAAGAGCGGAAGATTCTGGCGGACGCCCTGGAGGTCATCAACGGGGCGGTGGCCGCGGTGCGCGAGGCGACCAAGAAGGAGCCGCGCGAGGTGGGCGAAACCGAGGTTGGCCGCGCCTTGAAGTCGTTCGAGAAACACGGCCGGGAAGCGCTGGTCGCGGCCCTGTCGGTCTACGACGCCGTGGTCACGACCCTCGCCGACAGCAAGGTCAGGGATCTGCATCGCTTCGGTCAGGCCGGCAGCCTCGAGGTGCCGGTCGAGAGGTCCGTGCGCATGCCCTCCCTCCAGAAGAACGCCGGCTGA
- a CDS encoding cation:proton antiporter, producing MNFILQILLFLALVTLISKAAGHLSTRFGQPAVFGEILAGLLLGPSLLNVLDWGVFRAASDGGMHHADLSSVVQVLAEIGVILLMFVAGMETNLEEMRRVGKVAFWAAIGGVVLPLAGGAAAAHLFGYGWGEGFFMGAVLTATSVSISAQTLIELRSLRSKEGSTILGAAVIDDVMGIIVLSLVVAFVGRGTAAQGAEAAGAAAGLGMAIAWVCLKITLFFVLGWVLGRRFLERITRAVARLGVSEPVIAFVVVVAFLYAWAAEYVGGVAAITGSYMAGVLFAQTPFKERIDRGIHPLTYSFFVPVFFINIGLRADVRQITQLAGMTAFILVVAVLGKVIGCGALAWISGFSYRESLRVGVGMISRGEVGLIVAGYGLANGIIGRDVFSVMILMVLITTMITPLWLRRVFPRVAEERGKPVYESVAGLQERGDEEG from the coding sequence ATGAATTTCATTCTGCAGATCCTGCTCTTCCTGGCCCTGGTCACGCTGATCTCGAAGGCCGCGGGGCATCTCAGCACGCGCTTCGGGCAGCCGGCGGTGTTCGGCGAGATCCTGGCCGGGCTGCTCCTCGGGCCCAGCCTACTGAACGTGCTGGATTGGGGGGTGTTCCGCGCCGCCTCGGACGGCGGGATGCACCATGCCGATCTGTCCTCGGTAGTGCAGGTGCTGGCGGAGATCGGCGTCATCCTGCTCATGTTCGTGGCCGGCATGGAGACCAACCTGGAGGAGATGCGGCGCGTCGGGAAGGTCGCCTTCTGGGCCGCCATCGGCGGCGTGGTCCTGCCGCTCGCCGGCGGCGCCGCGGCGGCGCACCTGTTCGGCTACGGTTGGGGCGAAGGGTTCTTCATGGGGGCCGTCCTCACGGCGACGAGCGTCAGCATCTCGGCACAGACGCTGATCGAGCTCCGGAGCCTGCGATCCAAGGAGGGCAGCACGATCCTCGGCGCCGCCGTCATCGACGATGTCATGGGGATCATCGTCCTGTCGCTCGTCGTGGCGTTCGTCGGCCGGGGAACGGCGGCGCAGGGCGCGGAGGCCGCGGGAGCCGCCGCCGGGCTCGGCATGGCGATCGCCTGGGTCTGCCTGAAGATCACGCTGTTCTTCGTCCTCGGCTGGGTGCTGGGGCGCCGGTTCCTCGAGCGGATCACGCGGGCGGTCGCCCGGTTGGGCGTCAGCGAACCGGTGATCGCCTTCGTCGTCGTGGTGGCGTTCCTGTATGCCTGGGCGGCGGAGTACGTGGGAGGGGTCGCGGCCATCACCGGCTCCTACATGGCCGGGGTGCTGTTCGCGCAGACCCCGTTCAAGGAGAGAATCGATCGCGGCATCCACCCCCTGACCTACTCGTTTTTCGTGCCGGTCTTCTTCATCAACATCGGACTGCGCGCGGACGTCAGGCAGATCACCCAGCTGGCCGGGATGACCGCCTTCATCCTCGTGGTGGCTGTCCTCGGCAAGGTGATCGGCTGCGGGGCGCTGGCGTGGATCTCGGGCTTCAGCTACCGCGAGTCTCTCCGGGTCGGCGTCGGGATGATCTCGCGCGGCGAGGTGGGACTGATCGTCGCGGGGTACGGCCTGGCGAACGGCATCATCGGGCGCGACGTCTTCTCGGTCATGATCCTGATGGTCCTGATCACCACGATGATCACGCCGCTCTGGCTGCGCCGCGTCTTCCCGCGCGTGGCCGAAGAGCGGGGGAAGCCGGTCTACGAATCGGTGGCCGGCCTTCAGGAACGCGGGGATGAAGAGGGCTGA
- a CDS encoding SRPBCC family protein, translated as MHPGILAAGGTAALLLLLLGVLAAGTAGVLFARRLELTRSVMVHAPAGRAWEFVRHLPALHERHGKARELCPITAWSLRHGDGAHAGSVWRAHGDWDGSPYWADLEVVRVDPGRQLAFALRRDSLGTHRGLKTHLGTLLLETAGSDATKLTWCLRAELRGPRLILARMRSRSRLQARLFDQGLRSLKVEIDNSAREGTETDRSADEASTVAPAPPPPPARIPRGPETSA; from the coding sequence TTGCATCCTGGAATCCTGGCGGCCGGCGGGACGGCCGCCCTGCTTCTGCTCCTGCTCGGAGTCCTTGCAGCCGGAACGGCCGGCGTGCTGTTCGCCCGCCGTCTCGAGCTGACCCGGAGCGTCATGGTGCACGCCCCCGCGGGGCGTGCCTGGGAATTCGTCCGCCACCTGCCTGCCCTGCACGAGCGCCACGGCAAGGCGCGCGAGCTGTGTCCCATCACCGCATGGTCGCTGCGGCACGGCGACGGCGCGCACGCCGGATCGGTGTGGCGTGCCCACGGCGACTGGGACGGCTCCCCCTACTGGGCCGACCTCGAGGTCGTACGAGTCGATCCGGGCCGGCAGCTGGCCTTCGCCCTGCGCCGCGACTCCCTGGGGACGCACCGCGGGCTCAAGACGCACCTCGGCACCCTGCTCCTCGAGACGGCCGGAAGCGACGCGACCAAGCTCACGTGGTGCCTGCGGGCCGAGCTGCGCGGGCCGCGCCTGATCCTGGCCCGGATGAGGTCCCGATCCCGGCTTCAGGCCCGACTCTTCGATCAGGGGCTGCGCTCGCTCAAGGTGGAGATCGACAACTCCGCTCGTGAGGGGACGGAGACCGATCGCAGCGCGGATGAGGCGTCCACGGTGGCGCCCGCCCCCCCGCCTCCACCGGCGCGGATCCCGCGCGGCCCCGAAACGAGCGCTTAG
- a CDS encoding menaquinone biosynthesis protein produces MDHVRIASVPFVNAQPLTWGFLRGPYQGLFKVSPAAPSRIADLLRSGKADVGLIPSIEYLGLPGVEFLPQICIASKRRVRSVFLASSAPLEDIRSVALDSNSRTSAVLLKIILAHRGLHDVAYAQKAASLPEMLREHDAALLIGDAALAADTEGLHIYDLAAEWFVITGLPFVFALWAVRPGVVLPDGVRPFIESRRIGMASIPEVAILAGERLKLPPETIESYLRTNIHFYLGSEEQRGLDLFFRQAQDLGLAPGRRTIRFRDPHDWERVPALPAPARRHT; encoded by the coding sequence ATGGATCATGTGCGCATCGCGTCGGTCCCGTTCGTCAATGCCCAGCCCCTGACCTGGGGCTTCCTGCGCGGCCCCTACCAGGGGCTCTTCAAGGTGTCGCCCGCCGCTCCGTCCCGGATCGCGGACCTGCTGCGCTCGGGGAAGGCGGACGTCGGGCTGATTCCATCCATCGAGTACCTGGGGCTGCCGGGTGTCGAGTTCCTGCCGCAGATCTGCATCGCCAGCAAGAGGCGGGTGCGCTCGGTGTTCCTCGCGTCGAGCGCGCCTCTGGAGGACATCCGAAGCGTGGCGCTCGATTCCAACTCCAGGACCTCGGCGGTCCTCCTCAAGATCATCCTGGCGCACCGGGGGCTCCACGACGTGGCCTACGCCCAGAAGGCGGCGTCGCTCCCGGAGATGCTGCGCGAGCACGATGCGGCGCTCCTGATCGGCGATGCGGCCCTGGCGGCCGACACGGAAGGACTCCACATCTACGATCTGGCGGCGGAGTGGTTCGTCATCACCGGGCTGCCGTTCGTCTTCGCCCTATGGGCCGTGAGGCCCGGCGTCGTCCTGCCCGACGGAGTGCGGCCGTTCATCGAGTCGCGCCGCATCGGCATGGCGTCGATCCCGGAGGTGGCCATCCTGGCGGGTGAGCGCCTGAAGCTGCCGCCCGAGACGATCGAGTCCTACCTCAGGACCAACATCCATTTCTACCTCGGGTCGGAGGAGCAGCGCGGGCTCGATCTCTTCTTCCGGCAGGCCCAGGACCTCGGGCTGGCGCCCGGTCGCCGGACGATCCGTTTCCGGGACCCGCACGACTGGGAGCGGGTGCCGGCCCTTCCGGCGCCGGCGAGGAGGCACACGTGA
- the amrS gene encoding AmmeMemoRadiSam system radical SAM enzyme, with protein MAQAAGPLARTLSELTRAGEIYERLQDAAVRCHACGHRCLIPAGRPGICKVRFNEGGTLKVPWGYVGALQCDPVEKKPFFHALPGALALSFGMLGCDFHCAYCQNWITSQAIRDPKAVSAPERVSPADLVALAGRSGAPILASTYNEPLITSEWAVAIFREAVEAGLVCAYISNGNGTEQVLEYIRPYVRLYKVDLKSFRDRSYRGLGGTLRNVLDTIVLLKAKGFWLEIVTLLIPGFNDSNEEITDMARFLAGVSPDIPWHVTAFHKDYRMTDPDDTPASTLLRAASIGREEGLRFVYAGNIPGAVGDFENTRCPGCDAILVGRLGYRILEYRISRDGTCPACGLAIPGLWRGGAFHGQTAGPGR; from the coding sequence ATGGCACAGGCAGCGGGACCCCTGGCGCGGACTCTCTCGGAACTGACGCGCGCGGGCGAGATCTACGAGCGCCTGCAGGACGCCGCGGTCCGCTGCCACGCCTGTGGTCACCGCTGCCTCATCCCTGCGGGGCGGCCGGGAATCTGCAAGGTCCGCTTCAACGAGGGAGGGACCCTGAAGGTCCCCTGGGGGTACGTGGGGGCCCTGCAGTGCGATCCGGTCGAGAAGAAGCCGTTCTTCCACGCCCTGCCGGGGGCGCTCGCCCTCTCCTTCGGCATGCTCGGCTGTGACTTCCACTGCGCCTACTGCCAGAACTGGATCACGTCGCAGGCGATCCGGGACCCGAAGGCGGTGTCCGCTCCCGAGCGGGTGAGCCCCGCGGATCTCGTGGCGCTCGCGGGCCGGAGCGGGGCGCCGATCCTGGCGTCGACCTACAACGAGCCCCTGATCACCTCGGAGTGGGCCGTGGCGATTTTCCGGGAGGCGGTCGAGGCGGGGCTGGTCTGCGCGTACATCAGCAACGGCAACGGCACGGAGCAGGTCCTGGAGTACATCCGGCCGTACGTCCGGCTCTACAAGGTCGATCTCAAGTCGTTCCGCGACCGCAGCTACCGCGGGCTCGGCGGCACGCTCCGCAACGTCCTCGACACCATCGTGCTCCTGAAGGCCAAGGGCTTCTGGTTGGAGATCGTCACGCTTTTGATCCCCGGCTTCAACGATTCGAACGAGGAGATCACGGACATGGCGCGCTTTCTGGCGGGCGTGTCGCCGGACATCCCGTGGCACGTGACCGCCTTCCACAAGGACTACAGGATGACCGACCCGGACGACACGCCGGCCTCGACCCTCCTGCGCGCGGCCTCGATCGGGCGGGAGGAAGGGCTGCGGTTCGTCTACGCGGGAAACATTCCGGGCGCGGTGGGGGACTTCGAGAACACGCGCTGCCCCGGGTGCGACGCGATCCTGGTGGGGCGCCTCGGATACAGGATCCTGGAGTACAGAATCTCGCGCGACGGGACCTGCCCCGCCTGCGGCCTGGCGATCCCGGGGCTGTGGCGGGGAGGCGCATTCCACGGCCAGACCGCGGGGCCGGGGCGCTAG
- the thiE gene encoding thiamine phosphate synthase — MRLDHPGVCFVTSRQATGDRPLLEVVTAAIAGGCDLIQVRERDMTGGPLLQLVRAIVDAAKPRGARCAVVVNDRLDVALAAKAAGVHLPSQGLPIGPARRHVGKKFLVGRSVHSLAEARQAGKEGADYLFFGPVFATPSKEAFGPPQGPEMLRKIAEAAKIPVWAIGGIHPGTAAELRGLPIAGVAAISFIASAADPAEAVRALRAALAGPG; from the coding sequence ATGAGACTTGATCACCCCGGCGTCTGCTTCGTCACGAGCCGGCAGGCGACCGGCGATCGCCCGCTGCTCGAGGTCGTGACGGCCGCCATCGCCGGCGGCTGCGACCTGATCCAGGTGCGCGAGCGGGACATGACCGGGGGCCCCCTCCTGCAGCTGGTCCGGGCGATCGTCGACGCGGCGAAGCCCCGGGGTGCGCGCTGCGCCGTCGTGGTGAACGACCGTCTCGACGTGGCGCTCGCCGCGAAGGCCGCCGGCGTCCACCTTCCGTCCCAGGGCCTGCCGATCGGTCCCGCGCGCCGGCATGTCGGTAAGAAGTTCCTGGTCGGGCGATCGGTCCACTCTCTCGCCGAGGCCAGGCAGGCTGGCAAGGAGGGTGCCGACTACCTGTTCTTCGGCCCGGTCTTCGCCACCCCTTCCAAGGAGGCCTTCGGCCCGCCGCAGGGGCCGGAGATGCTGCGCAAGATCGCCGAGGCCGCGAAGATCCCCGTCTGGGCGATCGGCGGCATCCATCCCGGCACGGCCGCCGAGCTGCGCGGCCTGCCGATCGCCGGCGTTGCGGCTATCTCGTTCATCGCCTCCGCCGCCGACCCGGCCGAGGCGGTCCGGGCGCTGCGCGCCGCGCTCGCGGGTCCGGGGTAG